The Pigmentiphaga aceris DNA segment CGTCAGTGGTTCAACGCCATCGAGATGCAACAACGCATCTCGCAAGGGCAGACGCTGGTCGAGAAGGAGTTGCAACGCCTGGGCAAGACGGCGGCAAATCTGGAAAATCTGTCCGGGCAACTGGGCTTTGCGTGCCCGGAAGACCTGTACGTTGCCGTCTCTAAAGAAGAGTTCAGCGTTCGTCAGATCGAAAACGCATTTGCTGCGCCGGTTGCCGAACCCGAGGTCACGCCCGAATCGGTTGCGCGGGAAAGCCGTGCCGACAGCGTGGCGCGCAGTGGCAAGAGTGGCGTGCTGGTGGTGGGCGTCGATTCTCTGTTGACCCAACTGGCGAAATGCTGCCGTCCGGCACCGCCTGACGATATCCAGGGCTTTGTCACCAAGGGCCGGGGCGTGTCGATTCACCGGGCCGATTGCCCCAGCATGGCTGCCTTGGTGGAACGTCACCCCGAGCGCGTCATCGATGTCACCTGGGGTGATACGCAAGACGCGGTATATCCGGTGGATATCTTTGTGCAGTCGGGCGACCGTGCCGGTTTGCTGCGTGACATCAGTGATGTGTTTGCGCGTCTGCGTATCAACGTGGTGGGTGTCAATACGCAAAGCAAGCAGCAGGTAGCGCGTATGCTGTTTACCGCCGAGGTCAGCAACTCGCAGCAATTACATAAGGCATTGCTTGCATTGCGCGAGGTCGCGGGGGTGACGGAAGTGAGTCGGCGATAAAAAAACAGGCCAAGTTGAAAAAACTATCGCCTGTCGTTTGACACACGCAAAAAACTAAACCTATAATAGCTTTCTTTGCAGCAGGCGCGTAGCTCAGTTGGTTAGAGCACCACCTTGACATGGTGGGGGTCGTTGGTTCGAATCCAATCGCGCCTACCACTGTACTGGAAGTGTGATTTAAGGCTTACAAGATAAAGTCTTTCGTCTTTGTGGCGGAAAACTTGGATGTAAATTTAGGCCGGATGATTTTGCTGTAGGCGCGTAGCTCAGTTGGTTAGAGCACCACCTTGACATGGTGGGGGTCGTTGGTTCGAATCCAATCGCGCCTACCACCGATCTTGAATCAGGTTTTCAAGATTTGTGGTCTGGTAAGTGGTTTTAGATTGTCAAAGCAAGTGTTGTGCAAGTAGTTGAAGTAAAAGTTGGTCCACGATTCAACCGGTAAATACCGTTTATATGTCGATGATCGTAAGCAAGTTTGCACGAACTACCACCTGGAATGCCGTCGCCTGAGTTGCACGGGTTTCCAAGCTGTTCGTCGGTCAGAAGCAGGATCGAGCAGTAACCCAGAAAAACGCGGCCCAGGCCGCTTTTTTTTCGTCCATTTTTTGCCATTCCCGTTTTTCTCTTGCCGGTGCCATCGGTCGATGAGCAGCGCAGGGTCTCAGTCGGGGGTGTGCACGCCACGTATTTCAGAGGTTGTACATGATCCAGGTCACCTTGCCTGACGGCTCACAGCGCGAATTCCCCGGCCCGGTCACGATCGCCGACGTCGCCGCATCCATTGGTGCAGGTCTGGCCAAGGCCGCTCTTGGTGGCCGCGTGACAACCCCGGGCGTGGGCTCGCGTGTGGTCGACACCTCGTTCCTGATCGATCAGGACACCCAGCTCGCGATCATCACGGGCAAGGACGAAGAGGGGCTGGACCTGATCCGCCACTCCACCGCCCACTTGCTGGCATACGCCGTCAAGTCGCTGTTCCCCGATGCCCAGGTCACGATCGGCCCGGTGATCGACAACGGCTTCTACTACGATTTCTCGTACTCGCGTCCTTTCACGCCGGAAGACCTGGCCGCCATCGAAAAGAAGATGGCCGACCTGGCCAAGCTGGACGAGAAGGTCACCCGTGAAGAGTGGGATCGCGACGAGGCGGTCAAGTTCTTCCACTCCATCGGCGAGAAGTACAAGGCCGAGATCATTGCGTCGATCCCGACCAATGAAAAGATCAGCCTGTACCGTGAAGGCAATTTCATTGACCTGTGCCGCGGCCCCCACGTGCCCAGCACCGGCAAGCTGCGTGTGTTCAAGCTGATGAAAGTGGCTGGTGCCTACTGGCGCGGCGACAGCAAGAACGAGATGCTTCAGCGCATCTACGGTACTGCCTGGGCCAAGAAGGAAGATCAGGACGCTTACCTGCACATGCTGGAAGAGGCAGAAAAGCGCGATCACCGCCGTCTGGGCCGCGAACTGGATCTGTTCCACTTCCAGGAAGAAGCGCCGGGACTGATCTTCTGGCATCCCAAGGGCTGGACGGTCTGGCAGCAGGTCGAGCAATACATGCGCGCGGTGTATCGCGACAACGGTTATCAGGAAGTGAAGGCACCCCAGATCCTGGACCGCACGCTGTGGGAAAAGACCGGTCACTGGGAAAACTACCGCGACAACATGTTCACGACCGAGTCGGAGAACCGTTATTACGCGCTGAAGCCCATGAACTGCCCGGGTCACGTGCAGATCTTCCGTTCGGGCCTGCGTTCGTATCGCGATCTGCCGCTGCGTTACGGCGAGTTCGGCCAATGCCACCGCAACGAACCCTCGGGTTCTTTGCACGGCATGATGCGCGTGCGCGGTTTCACGCAGGATGATGGCCACATCTTCTGTACCGAAGACCAGATTCTGGCCGAATGCGCTGCCTTTACCGAGCTGCTGCAGAAGGTGTATCGCGATTTCGGCTTTTCTGAGGTGCTGTACAAGGTTGCCACGCGCCCGGAAAAGCGCATCGGTTCCGACGAAGTGTGGGACAAGGCCGAACACGCGCTGATCGAAAGCCTGCGTGCCTCGGGTTGCGACTTCACGATCGCCGAAGGCGATGGTGCCTTCTATGGTCCGAAGGTGGAATACACCTTGAAGGATGCCATCGGTCGTCACTGGCAGTGCGGCACGATCCAGGTGGACTTCTCGATGCCGGCACGTCTGGGTGCTGAGTTCGTCGATCAGGGTGACCAGCGCGTCGTGCCGGTGATGTTGCACCGTGCAATCCTGGGTTCGTTCGAGCGCTTCATCGGCATGCTGATCGAAAACCATGCCGGCGCGATGCCTGCATGGCTTGCACCGACCCAGGTGGTGGTGTGCAGCATCTCGGAAGGCACTGCCGATTACGCGCATAGTGTGGCGCAAACCCTGAAAAAGCAGGCCTTCCGCGCAGAGGCAGATTTGCGTGGTGAGAAGATCAACTATAAAATCCGAGAGCATAGCCTGCAAAAATTGCCGTACATCCTTGTCGTAGGCGACAAGGAACGACAGGCAGGTGCTGTGGCGGTACGTGCACGCGGCGGCGTCGATCTTGGTGTGCTCGCACTCGATGCATTCATCGAGCGTCTGACGACCGAGGTGGCCGAGCGTAAGGACACGGTTAAAGATGCAGCCAATGCATCGGCTTCCGGTTCGACTTCGGCAGGCTCCACTCCCGCGTAAATCACGTTTTTCCCAGGCCCCCGGATCGACTGCATGCTTGCAGTCGACCGCCGGTCAGGGCGTGGCATTCGTATCGCTTTCCAATTGAAATTCAGGAGACGTAGACATCGCAACCGAAAAGCCGCATCGCATCAACGGTGAAATCAATGTTCCCGAGGTGCGCCTGATTGGGGTCGAAGGCGAACAGCTCGGCATCGTCAAGATTGCCGAAGCCTTCCGACTCTCGGAACAAAACGACGTAGATCTGGTTGAAATTGCCCCCACCGCGCAGCCTCCGGTCTGCCGCCTGATGGACTACGGCAAGTTCAAGTACCAAGAGCAGAAGCGTCAGCACGACGCCAAGCTCAAGCAAAAGATCATCCAGGTCAAGGAAGTCAAGTTCCGCCCAGGCACCGACGAAGGCGACTATCAAGTCAAGCTGCGCAATCTGCGCCGCTTCCTTGATGATGGCGATAAGGGCAAGGTGACGCTGCGTTTCCGCGGTCGTGAAATGGCCCACCAGGAAATCGGCATGCGCGTGCTTGAGCGCGTGCGTGACGATCTGCTGGACATCGCACTGGTCGAAGCCATGCCGAAGCTCGAAGGTCGGCAAATGGTGATGGTGCTTGCACCGAAGAAGAAGGCTGTGCCGGCTGCCGCCAAGGCCGCCGACGGCGAGTAATTTCCGGCAATACCTTTTTCAAGGTATACTCTTTGGCTTCGCGTTCGAAATGGGCGCGAAGCTGAAGTGCGGAAAAACGGTTGTGGTCGGTTGGTGTTGCTGCCATCTGGCCAAGCCGTGGGCTTCAACGATCGGGAATTGATCCGTGGTCGGAATTTGACCTGTGGTCGGATTTGACCCATTCAGATTCCGGTCGTGTTGCCTTGTACTGATTCCGATACGCTGCCGCCTTAAAACTCGTGCTGCTGCCTGTGGTTTCGACCCGGCCGTCTTGTCGAAGAATTTCTCAAGATGAAGCACGGTGCGTCAATGTTCGGGAAAAGTGCAGAACCCGTGTGCGCGTGGGTAATCAAGTCTGCCAGCCGGTGTTATGCGTGTAGGTCTCCCGGCCCAGCACCCCCAAACATAATCCAGGAATTTTCATGCCTAAAATGAAGACCAAGAAAAGCGCTGCCAAGCGCTTTAAGGTCCGTGCAAGCGGATCGATCAAACGGGGCCAAGCGTTCAAGCGCCACATCCTCACCAAGAAGACGACCAAGACCAAGCGCCAGCTGCGCGGCTCGACTGCGGTGCACGAAGCCGATGTCAAGTCCGTGCGGGCGATGATGCCCTTCGCCTGATCCCCAAGATCGCTGACACTAGGAGTTTGAGATATGCCGCGAGTTAAACGTGGGGTCACTGCCCGGGCCCGCCACAAGAAAGTCATTGCCCAAGCCAAGGGTTATCGCGGTCGCCGCGGTAACGTCTTCCGTATCGCCAAGCAAGCAGTCATGCGTGCTGGTCAATACGCATACCGCGACCGTCGCAACAAGAAGCGTACGTTCCGCGCACTGTGGATTGCCCGTATCAACGCAGCAACGCGTGAACATGGCCTGACCTACAGCGTGTTCATCGCTGGCCTGAAGAAGGCTGCGATCGAACTCGATCGCAAGGTGCTGTCTGATCTGGCTATCCGCGACAAGGCTGGTTTTGCAGCCATCGTGCAGCAGGCCAAAGCAGCCCTGGGCGCCTGAGTCCGGATGCAGTTGCCGGCTTGCCGG contains these protein-coding regions:
- the infC gene encoding translation initiation factor IF-3; translated protein: MATEKPHRINGEINVPEVRLIGVEGEQLGIVKIAEAFRLSEQNDVDLVEIAPTAQPPVCRLMDYGKFKYQEQKRQHDAKLKQKIIQVKEVKFRPGTDEGDYQVKLRNLRRFLDDGDKGKVTLRFRGREMAHQEIGMRVLERVRDDLLDIALVEAMPKLEGRQMVMVLAPKKKAVPAAAKAADGE
- the thrS gene encoding threonine--tRNA ligase, whose product is MIQVTLPDGSQREFPGPVTIADVAASIGAGLAKAALGGRVTTPGVGSRVVDTSFLIDQDTQLAIITGKDEEGLDLIRHSTAHLLAYAVKSLFPDAQVTIGPVIDNGFYYDFSYSRPFTPEDLAAIEKKMADLAKLDEKVTREEWDRDEAVKFFHSIGEKYKAEIIASIPTNEKISLYREGNFIDLCRGPHVPSTGKLRVFKLMKVAGAYWRGDSKNEMLQRIYGTAWAKKEDQDAYLHMLEEAEKRDHRRLGRELDLFHFQEEAPGLIFWHPKGWTVWQQVEQYMRAVYRDNGYQEVKAPQILDRTLWEKTGHWENYRDNMFTTESENRYYALKPMNCPGHVQIFRSGLRSYRDLPLRYGEFGQCHRNEPSGSLHGMMRVRGFTQDDGHIFCTEDQILAECAAFTELLQKVYRDFGFSEVLYKVATRPEKRIGSDEVWDKAEHALIESLRASGCDFTIAEGDGAFYGPKVEYTLKDAIGRHWQCGTIQVDFSMPARLGAEFVDQGDQRVVPVMLHRAILGSFERFIGMLIENHAGAMPAWLAPTQVVVCSISEGTADYAHSVAQTLKKQAFRAEADLRGEKINYKIREHSLQKLPYILVVGDKERQAGAVAVRARGGVDLGVLALDAFIERLTTEVAERKDTVKDAANASASGSTSAGSTPA
- the rpmI gene encoding 50S ribosomal protein L35, with translation MPKMKTKKSAAKRFKVRASGSIKRGQAFKRHILTKKTTKTKRQLRGSTAVHEADVKSVRAMMPFA
- the rplT gene encoding 50S ribosomal protein L20, which produces MPRVKRGVTARARHKKVIAQAKGYRGRRGNVFRIAKQAVMRAGQYAYRDRRNKKRTFRALWIARINAATREHGLTYSVFIAGLKKAAIELDRKVLSDLAIRDKAGFAAIVQQAKAALGA